Within Macaca nemestrina isolate mMacNem1 chromosome 12, mMacNem.hap1, whole genome shotgun sequence, the genomic segment atataccctgtattggccgggcgcggtggctcaagcctgtaatcccagcactttgggaggccgagacgggcagatcacgaggtcaggagatcgagaccatcctggctaacacggtgaaaccccgtctctactaaaaaatacaaaaaaaaaactagccgggcgaggtggcgggcgcctgtagtcccagctactcaggaggctgagacaggagaatggcccgaacccaggaggcggaacttgcagtgagctgagatccggccactgcactccagcctgggcgacagagcgagactccgtctcaaaaaaaaaaaaaaaagaaatatacccTGTATTGAAGATGttgaatcatatggtaactctatttttaattttttaaagaagctacatactgttttccacatgactattaccaatttacattcccaccaacagtatacaagctTTCCCTTTCTCCATGTCCacgccaacacttgttatctttgaCTTTTTCATGAGCCATAGTGacaagtgtgaggtgatatcttgtataattttgatttgcatttattggatgattagtgatattgataatattttcatatacctgttaatcatttccatgtcttctttggtaaaaaaaaaaaaaaaaaaaaaaaaaatgtctatttaggtccTTTGGCCATTTAAAAAAGTCAGggtgtttgggttttgtttgctaTTGGTGtgaatgagtttcttatatatttttatattaacctattatcagatatatggttttaaaatatttccttctattttgtattttaaaataatttacaaatactACAACAGATGATATAAAAGCTttagtttttagattttttggTTTCATGTCATTTAGAGCTATTTCACTAATTTCAAAAGGTTATGCTGGCATGAATATATTAACTGATAGTCTATTgattaaataatttgaataatcaATTGCACTATAAGAGATGGGTATTCTGTAGGATAGTAAatcatttttttcagaaataacgTATCTAAGAATATTATATTCCGTGTTAAGTCAATTTGGTGACAACTAATTTTTCAAACATGTTCTTGACATCTTTGTTCCTAAGGCTATAGATCAATGGATTCAGCATTGGAATCGCCACTGTGTAAAATATAGAAGCCACTTTAACTATCAGGCTAGAAGTTTTAGGATTAGGAGCACAGTAAAGGAAAAGGATAGTTCCATGGAAGATGGTGATGGTCGTCAAGTGGGAGGCACAGGTGGAGAAGGTTTTCTGACGCCCACTTGCAGAAGGCATCCTCATAATGGTAATGAAAATAAGCATATATGATGTCAGAATGATAATTAGGCTGCTCACCTCATTGAATATGGCAATAATAAAGCATAGCATCTGGCTGACATAGGGGTCTGAGTAGGAGGCAGAAACAATTACAGAGTGGTCACagacaaaattatttataaaggTAGATTCACAAAACGACAGTTCAAGAAGAAAATATGTGAGTGTCAGGGAGCACGCTATCCCCCATGTGTAGGACCCAGCCACCAGAAGAGCGCAGAGCTTCTGAGACATAATAGTGGCATAGAGTAAGGGTTTACAAACCGCCACAAAACGGTCATAAGCCATTGCCGCTAACATGAAAGTTTCTGTCACTCCAAATATGCAAGCAAAACAAAATTGCATGATGCAACCAGAGAAAGAGATGGTTCTGTTTTCCACAACCAAGTTCTCCAACAGTTTAGGTGTAACTACAGTGGAAAAACAGAAATCTACCAAGGACAAGTGGCTAAGGAAAAAGTACATGATCGTATGGAGTTTTGAGTTGAGTTTGATGATTATTATCATGCCCAGATTCCCCACTACAGTGACTGTGTAGACgaacaagaaaaccaaaaagagtGGAACCTGGATTTCTGGGTATTGGGAAAAACCCAAGAGAATAAAAGTGGGTGTGCCACTTTGATTTTCATCAGATGCCATCATGATACCtgttggaataaaaagaaaaaagttattccTGAAAAGCAGAACTGGAtaggaaacagaaagagagagaggaaataggCTTCATGTGTTTCTATGATAAGTGATATAGAACAGTGATTCTCAGAATGTGGTCATCAAACCAGCAGTAGCAGCACCTCCTGGGAATTTCCTACTATTGCCAATTCTCCAGCTCCATCAACCATCTGAACAGAAATTCTGGGATGAGACCCGCTATTTGTGGTTTAGCCAAGCCTACAGGTGATTTTGATGCCTCCTAAAGGGCAAAAACCACCATTTATGTGGAAAATATGTAGTAATCATTCTATTATTGAAAAGTCAGCCATTTTTAGTATGATTCACATAGAAGTGAAATATAAACtatgatataaaataaatttttaaaaaactgagaaaCACAAAGGGAACTTTCCCATGGATCTAAGAATTACACTGAGAATCAAGTAGGTGGTTTGGCACCACCATTAGTGGCACATAAATATTAGTATCTTCTACCTTTGCTAAGCATGACACAGAATTAAATGACTGTGGaatttaagaatataaataaacCATAAAATGTATATAACCTATGCCTCCCACCTAATGCTTGAGAGTCTGCTGCGGAAGCCCATTTCTAAGATGTTTATATAGCTtccattaaaattttaatcaatGTATGTTGTCTCATAGAGTGTTTTTACGGACATTTTGACAATTTGctgaacttttattattttattaaataaagtcAATTAATTAAATTTTCACTATCTGTTTCTCAATGTGCTTTAGGTAATCTCTTCTaagatatgcatatatatgtatgcatgtatgtacataATATGTATTCTATATGTGCAAATGtagaatatattagaaaaatagagACATCTGTAGTTGTCAACAATATTTTCATACAAAATATGTCCTATGATACCCTgaaaatgatataataaaaattacacattttcTTAGCCAATGAGAAATAATCTATCTTTCATGAAAAGACAAACTTTAAGAAGACAGGAGAGTGAAAACAATAAAGTCATAAAATGAATGGAACTTGTTATGAGTGAAAACGCATGAATGAAGATATAGACAGGATGATGCAGCAGAAACgcatgtatatttcttttttcatcttttcagctTTACCTGGAATGAGTGTCAAGCTCCAGTCCTATGAATTTCCTTAACATGTACTACAAGCAACCCCCAACACAGAGCATTCATCATGAGCATATTCTTTCCAGTAACAAGTAGGCCTGGGTGATTACACTTTAAGCATTCATTATTCTTCACACAATGTTAATGAATGGCTCACCCTTCAACACTTGACCAGAGTAATAAAGGCTACTGCCACTGCTTGGGATACTCGGCATAGTTAACAggtcaacaacaaaaaagaatctcAGAAAGAGACCTGATATTTAAGGGTTAGCTATTTCAAAAGCA encodes:
- the LOC105466452 gene encoding olfactory receptor 5D13 — protein: MMASDENQSGTPTFILLGFSQYPEIQVPLFLVFLFVYTVTVVGNLGMIIIIKLNSKLHTIMYFFLSHLSLVDFCFSTVVTPKLLENLVVENRTISFSGCIMQFCFACIFGVTETFMLAAMAYDRFVAVCKPLLYATIMSQKLCALLVAGSYTWGIACSLTLTYFLLELSFCESTFINNFVCDHSVIVSASYSDPYVSQMLCFIIAIFNEVSSLIIILTSYMLIFITIMRMPSASGRQKTFSTCASHLTTITIFHGTILFLYCAPNPKTSSLIVKVASIFYTVAIPMLNPLIYSLRNKDVKNMFEKLVVTKLT